The genomic window CTGTGCCCGTCGGGCGCGCTCGGCGACAACCCGGACCTTCCGCAGCTGCGCTTCCAGGAGGACGCCTGCCTGCAGTGCGGGCTCTGCGCCAACGTCTGCCCCGAGGATGCGATCACCTACGAGCCGCGCCTTCTGCTCAGCGACGAGGCGCTCGAGCAGCGCGTTGTCAACGAGGAAGAGCCCTTTGCCTGCATCGAGTGCGGCACGCTTTTCGGGGTGAAATCGACCATTGACCGGATCACCGAAAAGCTTCAGTCCCACGCCATGTTCGGCGGCGACAAGCTGCGGATGATCCAGATGTGTGACGACTGCCGGGTGAATGCGCAGTACCATGCACAGGACAACCCGTTTGCCGCCGGCGAGCGTCCGCGTCCCCGGACCACGGACGATTACCTCAGCAAACGGCGCGACCACTGAATGCCGAGCCACAGGAGGCCCGAATGAGCGACGATTTCAACATGTCCATGCGCAAGTTCCTCAAGCAGGTGGGCGTCACCTCGCAGCAGGCCATCGAGGAGGCCATGCGCGGCAGCGACACGGCCGGGAAGAGTTTTGCCGTGAAAGCCGTGATCACCATCGAAGAGCTCGGTCTGACCCATGAGGTCACGGGCGAGATCAAGGGACAGGAGTAAACCCTTGCCAGCCAGCAGAGAGGCGGTTCAGGCCGTCCTGAAGAGCGTCGCCGATCCGGTTGCGGGCGGCGACATCATGTCGAGCGGCGTCGTGCGCGCGCTGAATGTGGACGAGGCGGGCGCGGTGCGTTTCGTCATGGAGATCCCGCCCAGCCAGAGCGCCGCCTACACCAAGATCAAGGATCAGGCCGAGAACGCGCTCAAGGCCACCGAGGGTGTCTCGGCGGTCTCGATCGTGCTGACCGGCCACACCGAGAAGGCGCCGCCCGATCTGAAGATGCGCAAGGCCGAGCCGCAAGGCCCGCAGCGCATCCCGGGGGTAAACCACATCATCGCGATTGCCTCGGGCAAGGGCGGGGTCGGCAAGTCCACCGTCTCGTCCAACATCGCCTGCGCGCTCGCGCAGCAGGGGCGGCGCGTGGGTCTGCTGGATGCCGATGTCTACGGGCCGAGCCAGCCGCGCATGCTCGGTGTCTCGGGCCGTCCTGCCTCGCCCGATGGCAAGACCATCCTGCCGCTGCGCAACCACGGCGTCACCATGATGTCGATCGGCCTGATGACCAACGAGGATCAGGCGGTGGTCTGGCGCGGCCCGATGCTGATGGGCGCGCTGCAGCAGATGATGATGCAGGTGCAATGGGGGGCGCTCGACGTGCTGATCGTCGATCTGCCGCCGGGCA from Alloyangia pacifica includes these protein-coding regions:
- a CDS encoding Mrp/NBP35 family ATP-binding protein — protein: MPASREAVQAVLKSVADPVAGGDIMSSGVVRALNVDEAGAVRFVMEIPPSQSAAYTKIKDQAENALKATEGVSAVSIVLTGHTEKAPPDLKMRKAEPQGPQRIPGVNHIIAIASGKGGVGKSTVSSNIACALAQQGRRVGLLDADVYGPSQPRMLGVSGRPASPDGKTILPLRNHGVTMMSIGLMTNEDQAVVWRGPMLMGALQQMMMQVQWGALDVLIVDLPPGTGDVQMTLSQKAHVDGAIVVSTPQDVALLDARKGIDMFKQLNVPILGMVENMSTHVCSNCGHEEHVFGHGGVAAEAAKLGVPLLAEVPLDLQIRLASDGGAPIVVSQPDSAQAQAFHAIASALVAQGVA
- a CDS encoding DUF6494 family protein — protein: MSDDFNMSMRKFLKQVGVTSQQAIEEAMRGSDTAGKSFAVKAVITIEELGLTHEVTGEIKGQE